The Ancylothrix sp. D3o genome segment TCCCAAACATTCAGCAGCGAATCAATCACCGGCGCTAAATAAGACCGGCCTGGGCCTTTCCAAATATCATTAAACGATGCTGTCACCCCGCCACTCGTCGAATAATACAAAGCATCCACCAACTCCTGATCATAAGTCAGCACTTGTCCCCTCGTTGCCGCTATTGCTCGGTCAGCTTCCCCCCAAGTGCCGGTTAACCCTTTATATACCTGACAATGGGTGTTAGCACACATTTGATAATTATCTACTGCAAATCGGCGCAAATTACGCAAAGCATAAGTACGAGCCAAAATCGCTTGCGCCTCAATCGATGCGTAGGGAGCTTCACCGCCAATTTCGTGCGGCACGACTCCCCGCAGATAAGTTTCCAAAGGAACTTGATTAACTAATGTATAAGTCCCGTAGGCATTCGGCTGAAGCCGCAAACTGCCCGGATAAATCACACTTTTGCGGTTGTCTTCGCTTTGATTGGGTTTCTCTTCGCCTTGCTTGACTTCAATGATGCCGGTAGCGGTGGTAATTTCTGTAATTCCCAAGCTATAACGCTGCTTCCCCACCACCGCACTCACAGCGGGAAGCTGCTGGACAATTTTTGACTCTAAATAAGCATTTGCGTTTCCCTTGGCTTGTAGGCTTTCTAATAACATCCGTCTCAGCAAAGGAGTGCTGTACACATCGCGTTTTGCCCAAACTTGCCAGCGTTTCGGTTGAGCAATTTCTACCTCAATGCCTTTGGCTCTCAACTCGGATGCCGTATTTTCTGCACTTTCAAAACTTCGATAGCTACCCAGGATCAGTTTTTCATCTAAAGCCGGTGTGGGGAGGGTTTGAGGGAGAGCTTCGAGTTTTACCGAAGTGGCTTCAACGGTTTGCAGTTCTCCATTCGCCGCGCTAAAACGCAATGATAATCGGTCTCCGGGGGTGGCTTTGAGGGTGAGTTTATCGTTAGATTTTTCGCCAAATCTTTGTATGACTCCTACTTGTAATTCTACGTCTTGGGATGTTTGGGCGCTTGTGGGTGCCGTGAATAAATTTAGAGAAAAAGAGACGATAACAAAGGCAAATGAGAAGATTGTTGTCTTTGTTGTCGGTCTATTTTTGGTTTTGGGGCGGTGCCGGTGGGGCTTGTTTTGGGGTAAGAATTGGTTAAGGTGTTGCAGCATGGGGAGAAATAAAGGTAAAAAGTCAATGACCGATGGTCAGAATTTAACACCAGATCCTAAGCTTTTTGTCAGCAGTTTGGTATAAGTTCCAAGTGAATACGCCTATTTGTTATCGATTTCTGGCTTATTTTGCACCACAGGCACCGCTAACATTGGCGTTATTGAAAGCGGCATCTTTAGTTAGGGTTCCCCAAAGATTTGCTTTTTTTAAAATTCCCGCTTTTTAAGTTGGCTGCTCGCAAGTCTGCGCGGCAATTTTAACTTGCCACAAGTTCCCACTGTTAAAGAAGGGTAGCCGGTAGCGTTTGAAAAGGATGCAGCGGACACTGAGAAGTTTGGCTGCGGAACGGGAAAATAATTGTTGTAGATAGAAAATAAACTCTAAACTCTAAAATGGTATCTTCACAAACTTTTTCTGAGACAAATCAGCGAGCATTAGAAATTCTTAACCGGCTCAAGCC includes the following:
- a CDS encoding SpoIID/LytB domain-containing protein encodes the protein MLQHLNQFLPQNKPHRHRPKTKNRPTTKTTIFSFAFVIVSFSLNLFTAPTSAQTSQDVELQVGVIQRFGEKSNDKLTLKATPGDRLSLRFSAANGELQTVEATSVKLEALPQTLPTPALDEKLILGSYRSFESAENTASELRAKGIEVEIAQPKRWQVWAKRDVYSTPLLRRMLLESLQAKGNANAYLESKIVQQLPAVSAVVGKQRYSLGITEITTATGIIEVKQGEEKPNQSEDNRKSVIYPGSLRLQPNAYGTYTLVNQVPLETYLRGVVPHEIGGEAPYASIEAQAILARTYALRNLRRFAVDNYQMCANTHCQVYKGLTGTWGEADRAIAATRGQVLTYDQELVDALYYSTSGGVTASFNDIWKGPGRSYLAPVIDSLLNVWDLKNQSLSAEANFRRFMNLKKGFNEDEQELFRWREESNLQKLNKDFKEYLQEKANSLANFQTILNMEVTERSSSGRVLKMRVQTNAGTIEIEKDEVMKAFYAPWSTLFYVEPVYQDDKKTLKGFAFVGGGFGHGVGMSQTGSYKLAQQGWSSERILSFYYPGTQLKPLSEELTFWRDPWEKVTPEN